From a region of the Hymenobacter jejuensis genome:
- the recQ gene encoding DNA helicase RecQ, whose product MPAVKQAVKQGADLKGKLKEVFGYGQFRGTQEAVIQNVIEGNNTFVIMPTGAGKSLCYQLPALVLPGTAIVISPLIALMKNQVDQLNAFGVNAQFLNSTLSKAEMNKVKRDVISGDVKLLYVAPESLTKDETIDFLQKATVSFVAIDEAHCISEWGHDFRPEYRKIRGIIDNIGQVPIIALTATATPKVQLDIQKNLQMDDASVFKTSFNRTNLYYEVRPKHNTKKQLIHYVKQHKGKAGIVYCLSRKKVEEIAELLRVNDVKALPYHAGLDPHVRMSNQDAFLNEEADVIVATIAFGMGIDKPDVRFVIHYDTPKSIEGYYQETGRGGRDGLEGNCLMFYSYDDIVKLEKFNKDKPVTERDNSKLLLQEMANYADSAVCRRKQLLHYFGETFEKDCGFCDNCLHPKERFEAKDEVIMALKAVVQTEERFGLDHIGTVLMGMNNAHVESYGHDKLSIYGQGKAHDAAFWHSLLRQVLLNGFLEKDIDNFGVVKITQKGLDFIDNPHSIKLTKDHNYEEEVKEEQEQEEVQQAAGHDATLFEMLKALRKKIAKEKGLPPYVLFQDPSLKEMATTFPVKMDDLSHVGGVGHGKAQKFGQPFLALIQKYVEDNDIMTAADVVVKSAVNKSKIKIYIIQQIDKKMDLEEIASSKGIDMRELIEEIEHICYAGTKLNLDYYINGVLDEERQDEIIDYFMQANTDNIAVALKELGTDDYTEEDLRLMRIKFLSEYAN is encoded by the coding sequence ATGCCAGCCGTAAAACAAGCAGTCAAGCAAGGGGCTGATCTGAAAGGCAAGTTAAAAGAAGTTTTTGGGTACGGCCAGTTCCGGGGCACCCAAGAGGCCGTAATTCAGAATGTCATCGAAGGAAATAACACCTTCGTCATAATGCCTACGGGTGCTGGCAAGTCGTTGTGCTACCAACTGCCTGCCCTGGTGCTTCCTGGCACCGCCATTGTGATTTCGCCCCTGATCGCTCTGATGAAAAATCAGGTGGATCAGTTGAACGCGTTCGGTGTAAATGCTCAGTTTCTGAATTCGACACTGTCGAAGGCCGAAATGAACAAGGTAAAGCGTGACGTGATTAGCGGCGACGTGAAGCTGCTGTACGTGGCACCTGAATCGCTGACCAAAGACGAAACCATCGACTTTTTGCAGAAGGCTACGGTGTCGTTTGTCGCCATCGACGAGGCGCACTGCATCTCGGAGTGGGGCCACGATTTCCGGCCGGAGTACCGCAAGATTCGCGGCATCATCGACAACATCGGGCAGGTACCGATCATCGCGCTCACGGCTACGGCCACGCCCAAGGTGCAGCTGGACATCCAGAAAAACCTGCAAATGGACGACGCTTCGGTGTTCAAAACGTCCTTCAACCGCACCAACCTTTATTATGAGGTACGGCCAAAGCATAACACCAAAAAGCAGCTCATTCACTACGTCAAGCAGCACAAAGGCAAAGCGGGCATTGTGTATTGCCTGAGCCGCAAAAAGGTAGAGGAAATCGCTGAGCTACTGCGCGTTAACGACGTGAAAGCCCTCCCCTATCACGCTGGTTTGGATCCGCACGTGCGGATGTCAAACCAAGATGCGTTTCTGAACGAGGAAGCCGACGTCATCGTCGCTACCATCGCGTTCGGCATGGGCATCGACAAGCCCGACGTGCGGTTTGTGATTCACTACGATACGCCTAAAAGCATCGAGGGCTATTACCAAGAAACCGGCCGCGGCGGCCGCGATGGCTTGGAAGGCAACTGCCTGATGTTCTACAGCTACGATGACATCGTGAAGCTGGAGAAATTCAACAAGGACAAGCCCGTAACCGAGCGCGACAACTCGAAGCTGCTGTTGCAGGAAATGGCCAACTACGCCGATTCGGCGGTGTGCCGCCGTAAGCAACTGCTCCATTATTTTGGCGAAACCTTCGAGAAAGACTGTGGTTTCTGCGACAACTGCCTGCACCCGAAAGAGCGTTTCGAAGCCAAGGACGAAGTAATCATGGCGCTTAAAGCCGTGGTGCAAACCGAAGAGCGTTTCGGTCTGGATCATATCGGCACCGTACTCATGGGCATGAACAACGCCCATGTTGAGAGCTACGGCCACGATAAACTGTCTATCTACGGGCAGGGCAAAGCGCATGACGCGGCTTTCTGGCACTCGCTGCTGCGCCAGGTGCTGCTCAACGGCTTTCTGGAAAAAGACATCGACAACTTCGGGGTGGTGAAAATCACGCAGAAGGGCCTTGATTTCATCGACAACCCGCATTCCATTAAGCTCACCAAAGACCACAACTACGAGGAAGAGGTTAAGGAAGAGCAGGAGCAGGAAGAAGTGCAGCAAGCAGCCGGCCACGATGCCACGCTGTTTGAAATGCTGAAGGCCTTGCGTAAAAAAATCGCGAAGGAAAAAGGCCTGCCGCCCTACGTCCTCTTCCAAGATCCGTCGCTGAAGGAAATGGCCACCACCTTCCCGGTGAAGATGGACGACCTTTCGCACGTGGGCGGTGTGGGCCATGGCAAAGCACAGAAATTCGGACAGCCCTTCCTGGCGCTGATTCAGAAGTACGTCGAGGACAACGATATCATGACGGCCGCCGATGTGGTGGTAAAATCGGCCGTCAACAAGTCGAAAATCAAGATTTACATCATTCAGCAGATCGACAAGAAGATGGATTTGGAAGAAATCGCTTCTTCCAAAGGCATCGACATGCGGGAGCTGATTGAGGAAATTGAGCACATCTGCTACGCCGGCACCAAACTCAACCTTGATTACTACATCAACGGGGTGCTGGACGAGGAGCGCCAAGACGAAATCATCGACTACTTCATGCAGGCCAACACCGATAACATTGCGGTGGCCTTGAAAGAGCTCGGCACCGACGATTATACGGAGGAAGATTTGCGGCTGATGCGCATCAAGTTTCTAAGCGAATACGCAAACTAA
- a CDS encoding KpsF/GutQ family sugar-phosphate isomerase: MKQQNDINTIAKKVLLLEAEAVRGVADALDQTPDFAQCVAAILSLRGRVVVTGIGKSAHIAGKIVATLNSTGTPALFMHAADAIHGDLGMIQPEDFVIAISKSGDTPEIKVLVPLLKRKGVPLAALVSNADSYLGIQADYILHAPVTREACPHNLAPTTSTTAALALGDALAVCLLESREFSSADFAHLHPGGTLGKKLYLKVGDLSRQNQMPQVQEDAPLKDIILEISGKRLGATAVLSNGDGALLGIITDGDLRRMLTNFTRLEDVRARDILTPSPVTIDVDDFAAEALARMQARNITQLIVTEGGRFSGFIHLHDLLREGLV, encoded by the coding sequence TTGAAACAGCAGAACGATATCAATACAATTGCAAAAAAAGTGCTTCTGCTAGAAGCAGAAGCGGTTAGGGGAGTAGCCGATGCACTCGACCAAACACCCGATTTTGCACAATGCGTAGCTGCAATACTCTCTTTACGGGGTAGGGTAGTCGTGACTGGCATTGGGAAGAGCGCGCACATTGCCGGCAAAATCGTGGCTACGCTCAACTCTACGGGCACGCCAGCGCTGTTTATGCACGCCGCCGACGCCATTCACGGCGACTTAGGCATGATTCAGCCAGAAGATTTTGTCATTGCCATCAGCAAGAGCGGTGATACGCCCGAAATAAAAGTGCTGGTGCCGCTGCTCAAGCGAAAAGGCGTCCCGCTGGCGGCCTTGGTCTCGAATGCCGATTCGTACCTTGGCATCCAGGCCGACTACATTCTGCATGCGCCGGTTACGCGCGAAGCTTGCCCGCATAACCTAGCCCCAACCACCAGTACTACCGCAGCCCTAGCGCTGGGCGATGCTTTGGCAGTGTGTCTGCTGGAAAGCCGCGAATTTTCATCGGCTGATTTTGCGCACTTGCATCCGGGCGGTACGCTGGGCAAGAAGCTATATCTGAAAGTCGGCGATTTGAGCCGTCAAAACCAGATGCCTCAAGTTCAGGAAGATGCGCCGCTCAAGGATATTATTCTGGAAATATCGGGCAAGCGCTTGGGGGCCACGGCTGTGCTAAGCAACGGCGACGGAGCGCTGTTGGGCATCATTACCGACGGCGACCTGCGCCGGATGCTCACCAACTTTACGCGCCTAGAAGACGTAAGGGCCCGGGACATTCTGACCCCTTCGCCCGTAACCATCGACGTAGATGATTTTGCGGCCGAAGCCCTGGCTCGCATGCAGGCCCGTAACATCACCCAGCTCATTGTAACCGAGGGTGGCCGGTTCAGCGGGTTTATTCACTTGCACGATTTGCTGCGTGAAGGACTTGTATAA
- a CDS encoding mannose-1-phosphate guanylyltransferase — protein sequence MENTYLVVMAGGIGSRFWPFSRTHHPKQFHDVLGVGRSMLQLTVDRFHGICPPQNVFVVTNRDYTDLVQQHLPDLPADQILGEPIGRNTAPCIAYASYRIMKRDPKATIVVTPADHAVMHEEEFRRVIRQAVDAARAHEVLITLGIQPSRPDTGYGYIQFMDDDTSGLAGGLKKVKTFTEKPNLELAKMFVSSGDFLWNSGLFVWRADVIVNAFHQYLSDIAEVFDEGAQQLGTDQEIDFISRAYTRCRNISIDYGVMEKADNVYVLPADFGWSDLGTWDSLHRMGHHDADDNVVDGDALLYDTRECVIKTPLERLVVVQGLEGYIVAEYDNVLLICKRTEEQRVKEFVADVKAKKGAGYN from the coding sequence ATGGAAAATACTTATCTCGTAGTAATGGCGGGCGGCATTGGCAGCCGCTTCTGGCCTTTTAGCCGCACGCATCATCCTAAGCAATTTCACGATGTGCTCGGTGTGGGCCGTTCTATGCTCCAACTGACCGTCGATCGCTTCCACGGCATTTGCCCGCCTCAAAACGTGTTTGTCGTCACCAACCGCGACTACACCGACCTCGTGCAGCAGCATCTGCCCGATTTGCCCGCCGATCAGATCTTAGGCGAACCCATTGGCCGCAATACGGCGCCTTGCATAGCTTATGCCAGCTACCGCATTATGAAGCGCGACCCCAAAGCCACCATCGTCGTAACGCCCGCCGACCATGCGGTGATGCACGAAGAGGAGTTCCGGCGCGTCATTCGGCAGGCCGTGGATGCCGCACGGGCACACGAAGTGCTGATTACGCTGGGCATTCAGCCTTCGCGGCCCGACACGGGCTATGGCTATATCCAGTTTATGGACGACGACACCAGCGGCTTGGCGGGCGGCCTGAAAAAGGTGAAAACCTTCACGGAGAAACCGAATCTGGAGTTGGCCAAAATGTTCGTTTCCAGTGGCGACTTTCTCTGGAACTCCGGCCTGTTTGTGTGGCGTGCCGACGTGATTGTCAACGCTTTCCATCAGTATCTCAGCGACATCGCTGAAGTATTCGACGAAGGTGCCCAACAGCTGGGTACTGACCAGGAAATCGACTTTATCTCGCGCGCTTATACGCGCTGCCGCAACATCAGCATCGACTATGGCGTGATGGAAAAGGCTGATAATGTGTACGTTCTGCCTGCTGACTTTGGCTGGAGCGACCTCGGTACCTGGGATTCGCTGCACCGCATGGGCCACCACGATGCCGACGACAACGTGGTCGATGGGGATGCCTTGCTCTACGATACCCGTGAGTGCGTGATCAAAACGCCTCTCGAACGCTTGGTTGTGGTGCAGGGTCTGGAAGGCTACATTGTGGCCGAGTACGACAACGTGCTGCTCATCTGCAAGCGTACGGAAGAACAGCGTGTAAAAGAATTTGTAGCGGATGTAAAGGCCAAAAAAGGCGCTGGCTACAACTAG
- the rlmB gene encoding 23S rRNA (guanosine(2251)-2'-O)-methyltransferase RlmB translates to MEKRTDRPDQPLNERRQYYDAENRPVGRDNRGEGRRENRGDRDNAKPRYQQRPAADRSIDMLFGLRPILEALHAGRTLDKIFLLRGTKNSVTQEINELARERTIPISLVPIEKLNDLTRKNHQGAVAFVSPIDYAPLDSILAGLFEEGKTPLLLILDRITDVRNFGSIARNAECMGANAIVVPSRGAAQINGDALKTSAGALNLIPVCRESNLKDTITFLQQSGVQIVACTEKAEASLEAESVDLTGPVAVLMGSEEDGISPEYLKLADYKVRIPMAGQISSLNVSVASGIMLFEVLRQRLRKA, encoded by the coding sequence ATGGAGAAAAGGACTGATCGCCCAGACCAGCCGCTGAACGAGCGGCGGCAATACTATGATGCCGAAAATCGCCCCGTCGGCCGCGACAACCGCGGCGAAGGACGGCGCGAAAACCGCGGTGACCGCGACAACGCAAAGCCCCGGTACCAACAGCGTCCGGCCGCCGACCGCAGCATCGACATGCTGTTTGGCCTGCGTCCCATTCTGGAAGCACTGCACGCGGGACGCACCCTGGATAAGATTTTTTTGCTGCGCGGCACCAAAAACAGCGTCACGCAGGAAATCAACGAGTTAGCTCGCGAACGTACGATCCCGATATCGCTGGTTCCGATTGAGAAGCTCAACGACCTGACGCGCAAAAATCACCAAGGCGCCGTGGCATTCGTGTCGCCCATCGACTACGCGCCGCTGGACAGCATTCTGGCCGGCTTGTTTGAGGAAGGCAAAACGCCGCTTCTGCTGATTCTGGACCGCATTACGGACGTACGCAACTTCGGCTCCATCGCCCGCAACGCCGAATGTATGGGTGCCAACGCCATTGTGGTGCCCAGCCGCGGTGCCGCCCAAATCAACGGCGACGCCCTCAAAACCTCAGCCGGCGCCCTGAACCTGATTCCGGTTTGCCGCGAGTCAAATTTGAAAGATACAATCACGTTTCTGCAACAGTCTGGTGTACAGATAGTTGCATGTACTGAAAAGGCGGAGGCCAGTCTAGAAGCCGAATCCGTGGACCTCACCGGGCCGGTAGCCGTGCTGATGGGCAGCGAAGAAGACGGGATTTCGCCCGAATACCTCAAGCTGGCCGATTACAAGGTTCGCATCCCGATGGCGGGTCAAATCAGCTCGTTGAATGTGTCGGTGGCCAGCGGCATTATGCTCTTTGAAGTGCTTCGTCAGCGCCTGCGTAAGGCGTAA
- a CDS encoding GWxTD domain-containing protein: MICITSILVINPLQAAPRRNFAFLYRLGQRVAVDTRREADSVRIYLRFPESTVLPPERALYIAFWSSFDAKRPMRLDSVRQSAWRIRRAETATWVEFCLPVARLVPGQVVQVSSSPVSKDEAVENSAWLQVTPETLGRTFVLTDSAGSPLLRRYVRVQEPFLLDTYGPDQPIAAKRYTATFGAALPPMTDPKTQPAPPPTLGVQDTLAFRAGQLLVLSTAGLYNLRTADGTSTGLLVEDSSFPALTSAAELIQPLIYLTTSAERKKLYDAPEPKRAVDRFWLDLAAGQQSVAKLLIRTYYGRVAEANQLFSAHKDGWMTDRGMLYVVLGPPDVVYRSAGEEQWMYRNVEVSGGTYVFRSKPSTFAAEHYELVRRPEYELLWYAAVEQWRKGLIAQTSR; this comes from the coding sequence TTGATTTGCATTACTAGCATTCTGGTAATCAACCCATTGCAAGCAGCGCCTCGCCGCAATTTTGCCTTTTTGTATCGGTTGGGGCAGCGGGTAGCTGTTGATACTCGCCGGGAGGCCGACAGCGTTCGAATTTATCTGCGCTTCCCGGAAAGCACTGTTCTGCCCCCAGAACGGGCTTTGTACATTGCTTTTTGGAGCAGCTTCGACGCCAAACGGCCGATGCGCCTAGATTCAGTTCGGCAGTCGGCTTGGCGGATACGCCGTGCAGAAACGGCAACTTGGGTCGAGTTCTGCTTGCCCGTCGCTCGGCTTGTGCCGGGCCAAGTGGTACAGGTAAGTTCGAGCCCGGTTAGCAAGGACGAAGCCGTTGAGAATTCGGCGTGGCTGCAAGTGACTCCGGAAACCCTCGGGCGCACCTTTGTGCTGACCGATTCGGCTGGTTCGCCCCTGCTGCGCCGCTACGTGCGCGTGCAAGAGCCTTTTCTGTTGGATACTTACGGTCCCGACCAGCCCATTGCGGCCAAGCGGTACACGGCTACTTTTGGGGCAGCATTGCCTCCCATGACCGACCCCAAAACGCAGCCTGCCCCGCCACCGACCTTGGGCGTTCAGGACACCTTGGCGTTCCGGGCAGGCCAGCTGCTGGTGCTGTCCACGGCCGGACTTTACAACCTGCGCACAGCCGACGGTACGTCCACGGGGCTGTTGGTTGAGGACTCTTCTTTCCCGGCGCTCACGTCCGCTGCCGAACTGATTCAGCCTCTTATTTACCTTACTACGTCCGCCGAGCGCAAAAAGCTCTACGACGCGCCCGAGCCCAAACGCGCCGTCGATCGCTTCTGGCTTGACTTGGCCGCTGGACAGCAGAGTGTAGCGAAACTGCTCATCCGGACCTATTACGGCCGCGTGGCCGAGGCCAACCAGCTTTTTTCGGCGCACAAAGACGGCTGGATGACGGATCGGGGCATGCTGTACGTCGTGTTGGGTCCGCCCGATGTCGTGTATAGAAGTGCCGGCGAAGAGCAATGGATGTACCGCAACGTGGAAGTCAGCGGCGGTACGTACGTGTTCCGCTCCAAACCCAGTACCTTTGCGGCCGAACACTATGAATTGGTGCGCCGCCCCGAGTACGAATTGCTCTGGTATGCCGCCGTCGAGCAATGGAGAAAAGGACTGATCGCCCAGACCAGCCGCTGA